One part of the Streptomyces ferrugineus genome encodes these proteins:
- the cobJ gene encoding precorrin-3B C(17)-methyltransferase, whose amino-acid sequence MIGLISATSAGAAARDRLAVAWPDRVRVYDGPVGDAVRRAFAECEQLVCFLATGAVVRLIAPLLGDKATDPGVVCVDEGGRFAVSLVGGHGGGANELAREVGELLGAEPVVTTATDAVDVPGLDTLGLPVEGDVAGVSRALLDGEPVALKAEVDWPLPPLRVGGEGAYAIRLTDRLVEPAEREVVLRPPSLVVGVGASKGAPVEEILGLIEGALGDAGLSPASLAELATVDAKAGEPGIVEAAARLGVPLVTHPADELAAVAVPNPSDAPLAAVGTPSVAEAAALVRGGELLVPKRKSTASPAMATCAVVRRPGRGRLAVVGLGPGARDLLTPRAKAELRRASVLVGLDQYVDQIRDLLRPGTRIIESGLGAEEERARTAVEEAREGRAVALIGSGDAGVYAMASPALAEASDDIDVIGVPGVTAALAAAAILGAPLGHDHVSISLSDLHTPWEVIERRVRAAAEADIVVTFYNPRSRGRDWQLPKALAILAEHRAPTTPVGVVRNASRPDESSRLTTLGALDPASVDMMTVVTVGNTATRDIAGRMVTPRGYRWQEGQR is encoded by the coding sequence GTGATCGGCCTCATTTCCGCCACGTCGGCGGGGGCTGCGGCGCGGGACCGGCTGGCCGTGGCGTGGCCGGACCGTGTGCGGGTGTACGACGGGCCCGTCGGGGACGCCGTGCGGCGGGCGTTCGCGGAGTGCGAGCAGCTCGTGTGCTTTCTGGCGACGGGGGCGGTCGTACGGCTGATCGCCCCGCTGCTGGGCGACAAGGCGACCGACCCGGGTGTGGTGTGTGTCGACGAGGGCGGGCGGTTCGCCGTGTCGCTGGTCGGCGGGCACGGTGGCGGGGCCAATGAACTCGCGCGGGAGGTCGGTGAGTTGCTGGGCGCCGAGCCCGTGGTGACGACGGCGACCGACGCCGTGGACGTGCCCGGCCTCGACACCCTCGGCCTCCCGGTGGAGGGCGATGTCGCCGGGGTCTCGCGGGCGCTGCTCGACGGGGAGCCGGTGGCGCTGAAGGCGGAGGTCGACTGGCCCCTGCCGCCGCTCCGGGTCGGCGGCGAGGGGGCGTACGCGATCCGGCTCACGGATCGGCTGGTCGAGCCCGCCGAGCGCGAGGTCGTGCTGCGTCCGCCGTCGCTCGTCGTCGGTGTCGGCGCCTCCAAGGGCGCCCCCGTGGAGGAGATCCTCGGACTGATCGAGGGCGCGCTCGGCGACGCCGGGCTCTCCCCCGCCTCCCTCGCCGAACTCGCCACCGTCGACGCCAAGGCCGGCGAGCCCGGAATCGTCGAGGCGGCGGCCCGCCTCGGCGTCCCCCTCGTCACCCACCCGGCCGACGAGCTGGCCGCCGTGGCGGTCCCCAACCCCTCCGACGCGCCGCTGGCCGCCGTGGGCACCCCCTCGGTCGCCGAGGCCGCCGCCCTGGTGCGCGGCGGTGAACTCCTCGTCCCCAAGCGCAAGTCCACCGCGAGCCCCGCCATGGCGACCTGTGCCGTCGTACGGCGGCCCGGGCGCGGACGGCTCGCGGTCGTCGGCCTCGGGCCGGGCGCCCGTGACCTGCTGACGCCGCGCGCGAAGGCGGAGCTGCGGCGGGCCTCGGTGCTCGTCGGGCTGGACCAGTACGTCGACCAGATCCGCGACCTGCTGCGGCCCGGCACCCGGATCATTGAGTCGGGGCTCGGCGCCGAGGAGGAGCGGGCGCGGACGGCGGTCGAGGAGGCCCGCGAGGGGCGGGCCGTCGCGCTGATCGGCAGTGGGGACGCGGGCGTGTACGCCATGGCCTCCCCGGCGCTCGCCGAGGCGTCCGACGACATCGACGTGATCGGCGTGCCGGGGGTGACGGCAGCGCTCGCCGCCGCCGCGATCCTCGGTGCGCCGCTCGGGCACGACCACGTGTCGATCAGCCTCTCCGACCTCCACACACCCTGGGAGGTCATCGAGCGGCGGGTGCGGGCGGCGGCCGAGGCGGACATCGTGGTCACCTTCTACAACCCGCGTTCACGCGGCCGCGACTGGCAGCTTCCCAAGGCGCTCGCGATCCTCGCCGAGCACCGCGCGCCGACGACACCGGTCGGGGTCGTACGCAACGCGTCGCGGCCGGACGAGTCCAGCCGGCTCACGACGCTGGGCGCCCTGGACCCGGCGTCGGTCGACATGATGACGGTCGTGACCGTGGGCAACACCGCGACCCGGGACATCGCGGGGCGCATGGTGACGCCGCGCGGCTACCGCTGGCAGGAGGGGCAGAGGTGA